Within Paenibacillus sabinae T27, the genomic segment AGGAAGCGCAAATCCGTCAAGCGCTGGAGAAGCTGGGCCTGTCCATCCACAGCATTGATATTGTCAGCCTCGATCCCGGGCGCGTGGAAATTGAGGTCATTCACGCCTACAACCGGGGCTTCGACGAATCCCGCAAAATGATTGCCCCGCTGCTGTCCGATATATTGGAGGAAAATATCTCGGTGAAGAGCGAAACGGCGATGAACAGCCGCGACGGCCTGTCGACCGTTACCTTTGGCTCGGCCAAAGCGTTTGAGGTTAGTACCGGCGTAGCCGGGGCCGCCAAGGGCGGGGACATGCTGTCCGGAGACAGCTTCAGCACGGCCGAACTCGGCAACGGGACATTCGCGGTGTCTGTCAGCGACGGTATGGGCAACGGGGAGCGGGCCCGGATGGAGAGCAGCGCGGCGCTCGGCATGCTGGAGAAGCTGCTGCAGTCCGGCATGGATGAGAAGCTGGCGGTGAAGTCCGTGAATTCAATTCTGCTGCTGCGTTCGCCGGAGGATTTTTACGCCACCGTGGACATGGCGCTGATCGATCAGTATTCCGCGCAGACGACCTTTATGAAGATTGCCTCGGCGCCCAGCTTCATTAAGCGGGGAAGCGAAGTCATTCCGATTACGGCAAGCAATCTTCCGATCGGCATCATTCAGGATATTGAGGTCGATTTCGTGACGATGCAGCTGCGGGCAGGCGATATTCTGATTATGATGACCGACGGCATTTACGATGCGCCCGGCTACGCTGTTAATAAGGAGGCATGGATGAAGCGGATGATTCAGGAGCTGGAGAGCAGCGATCCTCAGGAAATCGCCGATACTCTGCTGGAGAAGGTCATCCGTTATCAGGGCAATACAATTCATGACGATATGACGATTGTGGTCAGCCGCATCGAGCACTACCAGCCGGAATGGTCAACTCTGCATATACCGGGACTCTCCCGGATGGAGCGGCCGCGCACAGTGAGCTGACTGGCATTTTGCTTTAACCGCTTGTTCCTCCCGCATTCTGCCGCGTTTGGAATCTCTCAACCCAGGGCATACTAGAGAAGAGAGATTTCATTTAAAAAGCGGGAGGAATACGGACATGAAGCAAATATTGCTTATAACCGACGGATGCTCGAATGTAGGGGAAAGCCCGGTGATGGCGGCGGCGCACGCTCTTCAGGACGGGATAACGGTCAATGTGATTGGGGTTATCGACTATGGAACGATTGGCGAGCTGGGCGGCCGGGAGATTGAAGAGATCGCCAAAGCGGGCGGCGGCCTCAGCCGGATTGTGGGGACCCCCCAGCTGGCGCAGACGATGCAGATGATGACCCGCAAGACGGTGGTTCAGACGATTCAGCAGGCGGTTAATAAGGAGGTGAAAAAAATTCTGGGCGACGGCTCCTTGGAGGATCTGCCTCCGGCCAAACGTTCCCAGGTGGTAACGGTAGTCGACGATCTCAGTGAGAAGGCGGCGCTGCGGATTGCGCTCCTGATCGATGCCAGCGCCAGCATGAAGCCGAAGCTCGCGGCGGTGGAGGACGCGATCCGCGATCTGGCGCTCAGCCTCGAAGCCAGGGAGGGCATCAGCGAAATTTCCGTGTTCCATTTTCCGGGCTCTACAGGTGAACCAGCCGTGCTCGATATGGACTGGAGTATGAATGTATCGGATATCCGTACGCTGTTTGGCCGAATCCGAATGAAGGGGGCGACGCCGACGGGACCGGCGATTTTCAAGGTGCTTGAACATTTCCGGTATGGTACACTAAATGAACATCAAGGCCGCATGGCGGCACACTTGGATGAAGAAGAAGGGATGCCTGGTGGATATGTCGTCTAATCCGCCCCGTTCTCCCGGGGATGTCATTGTCGGCAAGTGGAGGGGGAACCGCTATGTCGTGGAACGGCTGCTCGGACAAGGCGCAAACGGTACGGTATATCTGGTGAGCCGGGAGGGTAGACGGGAGAAGTACGCGCTCAAAATCGGATACGATGCGCTCGATCTCCAGTCGGAGATCAACGTGCTGACCTCGCTTCAATCCTGCCGCGCGCGGCAGGATTGGCGGGACAGAAAGGCATCTCCGCTCGCTTCCTATTTTTTGGAATCGGACGATGCCGCCGAGGGGGGATTTCCTTTTTACGTTATGCGCTATGTGCAAGGTATGCCGCTGCATTATTTTCTGTCCAGGAAAGGTTCCTCCTGGCTTGGCCTGATCGGACTGAAGCTGCTCGAGCGACTGCGGGGACTGCATGAGTGCGGGTTCATCTTCGGTGATCTGAAGCCGGAAAATATTGTGGTGTCAGAGTACGGCGAAGCCGAGCTGATCGATTTCGGAGGAGCGGGTCCCATCGGCCGCAGCGTGAAGCAGTTCACGGAGTGGCATGACCGCGGCTTCTGGAACGCTGGCAGCCGGATCGGGGACGAAGGCTATGATTTGTTCGCCTTCGCGGTGCTCTGCCTGCGCCTTCTCGACGAGACTGGGATGAAACAGGCGGTACGACAGCTCCCGCAGACCCGAAGCGCCGAAGATCTGGTTAAGCTTGCGAATAAGCTCTCCGACAAAAAGCTGGCCTCTTGGCTCAGGACGGCGCT encodes:
- a CDS encoding serine/threonine protein kinase codes for the protein MKKKGCLVDMSSNPPRSPGDVIVGKWRGNRYVVERLLGQGANGTVYLVSREGRREKYALKIGYDALDLQSEINVLTSLQSCRARQDWRDRKASPLASYFLESDDAAEGGFPFYVMRYVQGMPLHYFLSRKGSSWLGLIGLKLLERLRGLHECGFIFGDLKPENIVVSEYGEAELIDFGGAGPIGRSVKQFTEWHDRGFWNAGSRIGDEGYDLFAFAVLCLRLLDETGMKQAVRQLPQTRSAEDLVKLANKLSDKKLASWLRTALKGGFSSSKQARDLWRSHVYESRTVKHEPMATPRWLTGAFALSLCLLAFTVYWIYRF